The genomic interval TTGAAGTCACTCAGATGGGGAGAGTGCAGCACATGTTGTgtgacagccctgtcccctctccctggGGCCCACGGCTCCCGAGCCACCTGCTGGAACCCCACTGTGCTTTGGGTGTTCTTATCTGCCCCTTTCATTTCCATAGCTTTGATCAAGCAGTTTGTCACCGATGTGGCCTGGGGGGAGCTGGACTTCCTCATCGTGGACACGCCACCAGGCACGTCTGATGAGCACATCTCCACCGTGGAGGCCTTGAGGCCCTACCAGCTGCTCGGAGCAGTCCTGGTCACAACACCTCAGGTAGGACACGGAGCTGGAAttcctggcagggagcaggttTGGAGCGGGGAAAATGCACCCCAGGTTTGCACAGGGCTGTCTGTGGATGCTTGTTGTACACAtctgctctggagctgtggTCAGTGTGGCCAGAGGGATCCCCAATTCCTGCTGTTCCCCCCAGGCTGTGTCCGTGGGGGATGTGAGGCGGGAGCTGACGTTCTGTAGGAAGGCAGGATTGCGGATCCTCGGCATCGTGGAGAACATGAGCGGCTTCGTGTGCCCCCACTGCTCTGTGAGCTCTCCTGACCTTCTTGTCCAGCCTTGGGGCTGCTGTGGGCTCTTCCTTGTGCTGAGCCTTGGGTGGAGAATTGGGAAATGCCACGAGGGTGATGCTgtgggctggggagaggagacgCTGCCGGCtttgggctctgctctgccgaGGAGCGCTGGGAGAGGGCGGGGGCACGGGGAATgcctggggctggagggtggaggggagctggctctgctcagggcctggcagctcctgccctgtcACACAGGGCTCTGGCCTTCCTGACTCACTGCTCTTCCTCCTTCAGGAATGCACAAACATCTTCTCCAAAGGGGGAGGCGAGGAGCTGGCCAAGCACGCCGGGGTGCCCTTCCTGGGTGAGTGGCCTGtggagcagggctctgctcagggctgacCTCGTGGTGCTCTGGGAGGGCTGAGCACAGAGAGAGCATCCCAGGGGCAGGtgggctgggctgtgagccCAGGTTTGTGCTTTGCTTCTCTGCCATCTAAACTCCTCACAGTGggcccctggccctgctggggcagAGATGGTGATGCCAGCAGCTTGCTCTGACTGCTAATATCATGGTGACAATGTAAACAGGCCTGGAGCTCCATAAGAGCCATGCTGGAATGTCTGGAGTCTTCCTGAGAAATGGGGGCTGAGGGCTGAACACTGTccctggacagggctggggtaAGGTGGGAGAGCCCCTCACATGAAGCAccagggtggggtggggtcttGGACCCACAGGAGGTGGTTGCAGGTGAGAATTATCTCCTGGAGAGCTCAGGGAGGGCAATGGTGGCTCTTCCCTGCCACTTTTCCTGGAGTTGACTGTGGCAGTGTGTTTTTTATCCCTGGATGCAGACCTTGGCCATACAGGGAGCAAGCTCTCActctcccctcacctgtcccacagGCTGCGTCCCCCTGGACCCCCAGCTCAGCCAGAGCTTGGAAGAAGGCAGAGACTTCATCCAGGAGTTTCCcaagagctctgccttccctgccttGACTCACATTGCCCAGCAGATAGTGGATACTTCGCAGAGGAGCTCCTGAGGAGGGTGTGGAGCTGGACTAGTGCCACAttggcagccccagcagcgggaaggggatgcaggagctgtTTAACTCAAACTGTCTGACTGGCTTGTGGGTGAGGGAGCACagattcctgctgctgcaggaggttccagagggaagcagctgcATCCCCTCAGACTCAAAGAGACTCTGGTGCTGCAGTGTCGAGTGCTGTTCTTCCTTCAGTGTTCCCTCACGGCTCTGATCACCTGGATCAAGGCTCCAtgtgctgctgccttctcctgctgcccctgcctgaTGGATCACACAGGACTTGCTTCAGTGGCTCGGTGCTCCCATGtggagccaggccaggcccctgtgctgggaattctcggctccctggctcctgctgggCCGGTGAGGGCACAGCTTGGGCTGGGAGTGAGGAAATGCCTTTGGGAGCTGCATCCCATCGTGCTGGAAACGAGGCCTTGGGGCTGCCAGCCTTGTGTGAACTCAGGAATATTTTTCAAGGTTCCAGGCAGTAAACACTTTTCTTAATATGCAAGTTTGTGACTTATGTTTGTCCATGGCTTCAGGCCTTGCTGTATCTCTGAGTCTTAGCCCTTCATGTGCATCAAGGtgcttcctgcttttccctggttTCCTTGCTGGAATTCAGCTAAATCTCTCCTATAAAAGCTTCAGGATCCAGCCTGTACCGTGACTTGCTGTGAGCAGGCCCTGGCAGCCCTTCATGGGATGCTTTGCCACAGCTGttctccagccccagcctggggctcctctgtgtccccaggttGGTCCTTCCCAGTGTCCTGATCCCTGCACCTCTTCCCACAGGGCCTGCTCTCCTCTTCAGGCTGGAGTCAAGCTGGGGAAGCAGTGAGGGTGGTGGCTTTGCATCtcatctccctccctcccacactCTGAGcccctcctgcctgcctctctctcctcctttgGGGCTCACCCTCAGTGAGGTTTTGGGAAGAtgaaattcctggatttccaCTAAGGAGAGACTGGGTTACAGCAGGCAGGCACTGCTGGAGGAGATCAGGAGCAgcatccagccctgctcccgCTGCACGAGGACCCACACCCGAGCAGGTTTCCCCTCATGCAATTTTCCAGGAAAGTTTTGCCTGACCTTTGGACACTTATCTGGGATTTGGAGAGCTGGGCAGTAGTGCTGGAATCTGTCAGGGCTGTTGGCTTCTGTGCATAGCTGGGCATTTCTTGCTCGCTCCCTGGGAATTTGTCACCCACCCAGGGCTTGCAGGATATGCTGGGAGCCCCCCAGGAGCCTGAATCCCTCACCctgaggggctctggggagAAATCCAGGCCACAGGCAGCACGAGCTTTGGAAAAAACATAACTTACAAGGTGGGTTGCAATAGCTCCAAAGGTTTATTTGTCTGCTGCCATTTATCAGGTGAGCAACGAGTGGCTTTCTGTGCCCTGCCTACACCTGCTGCTGCAAGGAATCGTTACAGCAAGTCCTCTGCCCCCTTCCCCAAGCTCGGGGGGGCTTTCAGGATTTCTCCACTGCTCCGTGGCAGGGAAACACTTTGTTCTGTCTCATAAAAGTCCTGGCCTGGGCAGGGCTTTCCCTTGCTGtgactgcagggctgggggtgcagcaTTCCCCCATCCAGAGATGCTCCTGCTgagagctctgccctgggggctgctatttaaatattaaaggaCTGAAATACTCAGTTTGAAGCCCAGGGGCGCTGGTGCCCATCCAGCATCTTCTGAGCAAGGCGGCTGCCGGAGGTGGTGGCAAatctgtgctgggctggggcggCCACggagccccagctgctgctgctgctgccccggGGAGGCCGGGCCAGGGCCGGGGAGGTGGCGAATGAGGGTCCCTGGGAGggccagcccagctcagcagtgggCAAAGCTCTCCTGGGCAGTGTCACGGAGGTCCAGCCCCGCCAGGCCCGGGGGGTGCAGGCAGGTGAGGTTGTTGTAGGTGTAGATGGGGACGTGGGTGTCGTCCCCCTCGGCCACCGACTGCACGAAGCGCGGCACCACGGCggggtgctgcagggagaaGTCCCGCAGGCCCTTCAGAGAGCAGTTGCAGTGCCAATTGTTGCCccccagccacagctgctccagggcgAAGGGGGGACACAGGAATGCCACCGAGAAGGTCTCCAGGGAGTTATTCCTCAGGCTGAGGTACCGCAGGTTGGCCAGGGGGGAGATGACGCTGTTGTCCAGTGTCTCCAGCTGGTTGTGGGAGAGGTCGAGCCAGAAGAGTCTCTGGAGCGGGCTGAAAGtgtcctgggacacctccaggagctggttggaggagaggaagaggtaCTCCAGGTTGCTCAGCCCCACGAAGAGGCGGGGCGAGAGGTGGCTCAGCCTGTTGTGCTTCAGGTCGAGCTCCAGGAGCTCGTGCAGTTCGCTGAAGCTCTGGTCCTCGATGACAGAGATGCTGTTGTGCTGCAGGAAGAGCCGCCGCAGGCTGGAGAGCCCAGAGAAGGTGCCGGCCCGGATCCTGCCCACgcagctgtgctccaggtgGAGGCTGTGCAGCTTGCTGACCCCCTTGAACACAAAGTCAGGCAGGACCTTGATGCAGTTGGCGGACAAGTGCATGACGGCCACGTTGTGCAGCCCCAGGAAGGCCCCGGCCCTGATGTCCTGCAGCTGGTTGTTGTTGAGGCTGAGCACCTCCAGCTGGCCCAGCCCCTCGAAGGTCCTTTCCGCCAGGCTCCGGATGCGGTtgtgccccagctgcagctcctccaggaacTGCAGGTCCTTGAAGGTCCTGGGCCTCAGGCTGGCGATGGAGTTGGTGGACAAGCGCAGCACGTGCAGGCTCAGGAGGCCCAGGAAGGTGTCCTCGTAGAGCGAGACCAGGCGGTTGTGGGACAGGTCCAGCCACCGCAGGGACTTCATGCCCACGAAGGCGCGGGGCGCGATGGCGTTGATCTGGTTGTGGTTCAGGTACAGcttctgcagcttctgcagCTTGACAAAGATGTTGATCTTGATGCCCTTGAGCGCGTTCCCGCTCAGgtccagctccttcagctcgGTGAGGCTGCAGaagagctggtgctggaggtAGGGCAGCTTGTTCCCAGCCAGGATCAGCTCCCTCAGGTTGGGCAGGTCATGGAACACCTTGTCAGGCAGCACCACCAGCGAGTTCCAGCCCAGGTTCAGGTACCAGAGGTTGGAGAGCCCGGCAAAGAGCCCTTCCTCCACCTTGCTGAAGTGGTTGTTGTTGAGGCTGAGGGACACGAGGTTCTGGGTGTGCAGGAAGGTGTGCGGGGCCAGGTGCTTGAGGCGGTTGCGCTCCAGGTGCAGGTGGTAGAGGCTGCGCAGCCCGTGGAAGGCGTGCTGCTCCACGGAGCCcagctggctgctctgcaggtcCAGGAAGTCCAGGGCTGATAAATTCCTGAAGGCGGCGGCCGGCAGCAGCGTGAAGTTGTTGCCGTCCAGCCACAGGGCTTTGGCGTTGTGGGGCAGGTCCTCGGGCAGGCGGCTCAGGTTGCGGCTGCTGCAGAACACGTTCAGCTCCTCGCTGTAATCGTCCAGGCTGCAGGCGCAGGGGCCGGGGCAGCGCGGACCCTCCCCGTCCCCCGGCTCCTTCGGGGGGTCCCCCCCGGGGGGCTGGGAGGCAGcggccagcagcagggccagggggagcaggagggggaTGCCTgctggggggaggaggagaagggacaCTGTCAGTGCAGGGCTGTGGCCGCTCTAGGGGACACCCtcgggacacccccgggacacccccgggacacccccgggacacccccgggacccctctgCCGGGTGCCCGCACTGCTGGGACAGCAGTGGAGGGGTCGCTCCCAGCCCGCTGCACACATGGGAAAGCTGCGGGAGTTTTCCAAGGCTGGATCCCTTGGGAAACGGTCCAAAATCACCCCCCCgctcctgccacagctctgaCCCCTCGGCTGCAGGGACTCCCCCAAATTAATCTGTATATTGCAATGGCAGCTTCTCCCTTTCATGGGGAAAGgcccccagacccctctcccccttcctccccagctgccccctCTGACCCCCCAGCACTGAAGGGTCTCggtgcccatccctgcccatccctgcactCCCCATCCGGGTTtgggctctgccctgcagcccccccagGCAGCTCGGGGCCCCCCACAATGTCATATTAGCagtggaggaggagcagagtaACCGGACTGGAGCCCGGGCAGAGCCTGAGCGAGGCCCCCCcagtccctgcctgtccccccagcctggcagagggCAGTTCCAGCCTCACCTTTGCCTGCGCTCATGGcggcgggcagggcagggctcccGCTCCGCTCTCCGGCCCCTCCGACTGcgcagggatggatggagcaaCCACCTTGACGCCTGTCCAGCCGCCCGCCCGGCCGGGCTTaaccccagtgctgctggggctgagcctcGGGGACAGCCCGGCCGGGGCTCCCCGCTGCTCCCCGCTGCTCCCCGCAGGGCAGCTCGGGACAAGGGCACGGAACGAGGTGTCCGGGGAGCCGATGGGCCTCCTGCAGAGGGTGGTCCTGCCTcaggtggggtttgggtgggCTCTGAGCGTGGAGGGAGGAACGGGGCAACCTCGCAGGGTCCCCCCGCtgaccctgccctgctctgcaggggaTCCTCACTTTCCATCAGGACACAAAATCCacacactggggcttggagcatccgTAGGATGCAGGGATTGAAGGTCTGGGGATCAGCCTTAGTGCGAGATGGGCTGAAACACCTGAGGGTTTATGGGGAAACGGAAAGAAACTCTTCCCTGTGTGGCACTAAAAACCTCGGGGACAGAACCCTCATCCCCTCCCGggcattttcccattttccctcctgtcttggaggtggggatggtgctgggagctctgcaccctgctctgcccagcgCTTCTGTGGCAAAAGGGAAACAGAGAGCAAAGCCAGGGTCCTGCTGAGGCTGTGGGGGTCCCCGCTCCTCTGT from Poecile atricapillus isolate bPoeAtr1 chromosome 14, bPoeAtr1.hap1, whole genome shotgun sequence carries:
- the NUBP2 gene encoding cytosolic Fe-S cluster assembly factor NUBP2 isoform X2, yielding MRGGNMEETAGERTNLAGVRHILLVLSGKGGVGKSTLSTELALALRSAGKRVGILDVDLCGPSIPRMLRVQDSAVHQCDSGWVPVFVGQDKAIALMSIGFLLERPDDAVVWRGPKKNALIKQFVTDVAWGELDFLIVDTPPGTSDEHISTVEALRPYQLLGAVLVTTPQECTNIFSKGGGEELAKHAGVPFLGCVPLDPQLSQSLEEGRDFIQEFPKSSAFPALTHIAQQIVDTSQRSS
- the NUBP2 gene encoding cytosolic Fe-S cluster assembly factor NUBP2 isoform X1 produces the protein MRGGNMEETAGERTNLAGVRHILLVLSGKGGVGKSTLSTELALALRSAGKRVGILDVDLCGPSIPRMLRVQDSAVHQCDSGWVPVFVGQDKAIALMSIGFLLERPDDAVVWRGPKKNALIKQFVTDVAWGELDFLIVDTPPGTSDEHISTVEALRPYQLLGAVLVTTPQAVSVGDVRRELTFCRKAGLRILGIVENMSGFVCPHCSECTNIFSKGGGEELAKHAGVPFLGCVPLDPQLSQSLEEGRDFIQEFPKSSAFPALTHIAQQIVDTSQRSS
- the NUBP2 gene encoding cytosolic Fe-S cluster assembly factor NUBP2 isoform X3; the protein is MAGPSGGVRTRFRGVPRCSGPAGAAAFSPAPERTNLAGVRHILLVLSGKGGVGKSTLSTELALALRSAGKRVGILDVDLCGPSIPRMLRVQDSAVHQCDSGWVPVFVGQDKAIALMSIGFLLERPDDAVVWRGPKKNALIKQFVTDVAWGELDFLIVDTPPGTSDEHISTVEALRPYQLLGAVLVTTPQAVSVGDVRRELTFCRKAGLRILGIVENMSGFVCPHCSECTNIFSKGGGEELAKHAGVPFLGCVPLDPQLSQSLEEGRDFIQEFPKSSAFPALTHIAQQIVDTSQRSS
- the IGFALS gene encoding insulin-like growth factor-binding protein complex acid labile subunit isoform X2 yields the protein MSAGKAGIPLLLPLALLLAAASQPPGGDPPKEPGDGEGPRCPGPCACSLDDYSEELNVFCSSRNLSRLPEDLPHNAKALWLDGNNFTLLPAAAFRNLSALDFLDLQSSQLGSVEQHAFHGLRSLYHLHLERNRLKHLAPHTFLHTQNLVSLSLNNNHFSKVEEGLFAGLSNLWYLNLGWNSLVVLPDKVFHDLPNLRELILAGNKLPYLQHQLFCSLTELKELDLSGNALKGIKINIFVKLQKLQKLYLNHNQINAIAPRAFVGMKSLRWLDLSHNRLVSLYEDTFLGLLSLHVLRLSTNSIASLRPRTFKDLQFLEELQLGHNRIRSLAERTFEGLGQLEVLSLNNNQLQDIRAGAFLGLHNVAVMHLSANCIKVLPDFVFKGVSKLHSLHLEHSCVGRIRAGTFSGLSSLRRLFLQHNSISVIEDQSFSELHELLELDLKHNRLSHLSPRLFVGLSNLEYLFLSSNQLLEVSQDTFSPLQRLFWLDLSHNQLETLDNSVISPLANLRYLSLRNNSLETFSVAFLCPPFALEQLWLGGNNWHCNCSLKGLRDFSLQHPAVVPRFVQSVAEGDDTHVPIYTYNNLTCLHPPGLAGLDLRDTAQESFAHC
- the IGFALS gene encoding insulin-like growth factor-binding protein complex acid labile subunit isoform X1; translation: MCAAGWERPLHCCPSSAGTRQRGPGGVPGSGHSPALTVSLLLLPPAGIPLLLPLALLLAAASQPPGGDPPKEPGDGEGPRCPGPCACSLDDYSEELNVFCSSRNLSRLPEDLPHNAKALWLDGNNFTLLPAAAFRNLSALDFLDLQSSQLGSVEQHAFHGLRSLYHLHLERNRLKHLAPHTFLHTQNLVSLSLNNNHFSKVEEGLFAGLSNLWYLNLGWNSLVVLPDKVFHDLPNLRELILAGNKLPYLQHQLFCSLTELKELDLSGNALKGIKINIFVKLQKLQKLYLNHNQINAIAPRAFVGMKSLRWLDLSHNRLVSLYEDTFLGLLSLHVLRLSTNSIASLRPRTFKDLQFLEELQLGHNRIRSLAERTFEGLGQLEVLSLNNNQLQDIRAGAFLGLHNVAVMHLSANCIKVLPDFVFKGVSKLHSLHLEHSCVGRIRAGTFSGLSSLRRLFLQHNSISVIEDQSFSELHELLELDLKHNRLSHLSPRLFVGLSNLEYLFLSSNQLLEVSQDTFSPLQRLFWLDLSHNQLETLDNSVISPLANLRYLSLRNNSLETFSVAFLCPPFALEQLWLGGNNWHCNCSLKGLRDFSLQHPAVVPRFVQSVAEGDDTHVPIYTYNNLTCLHPPGLAGLDLRDTAQESFAHC
- the IGFALS gene encoding insulin-like growth factor-binding protein complex acid labile subunit isoform X3, giving the protein MSAGKGIPLLLPLALLLAAASQPPGGDPPKEPGDGEGPRCPGPCACSLDDYSEELNVFCSSRNLSRLPEDLPHNAKALWLDGNNFTLLPAAAFRNLSALDFLDLQSSQLGSVEQHAFHGLRSLYHLHLERNRLKHLAPHTFLHTQNLVSLSLNNNHFSKVEEGLFAGLSNLWYLNLGWNSLVVLPDKVFHDLPNLRELILAGNKLPYLQHQLFCSLTELKELDLSGNALKGIKINIFVKLQKLQKLYLNHNQINAIAPRAFVGMKSLRWLDLSHNRLVSLYEDTFLGLLSLHVLRLSTNSIASLRPRTFKDLQFLEELQLGHNRIRSLAERTFEGLGQLEVLSLNNNQLQDIRAGAFLGLHNVAVMHLSANCIKVLPDFVFKGVSKLHSLHLEHSCVGRIRAGTFSGLSSLRRLFLQHNSISVIEDQSFSELHELLELDLKHNRLSHLSPRLFVGLSNLEYLFLSSNQLLEVSQDTFSPLQRLFWLDLSHNQLETLDNSVISPLANLRYLSLRNNSLETFSVAFLCPPFALEQLWLGGNNWHCNCSLKGLRDFSLQHPAVVPRFVQSVAEGDDTHVPIYTYNNLTCLHPPGLAGLDLRDTAQESFAHC